Genomic DNA from Methanosarcina sp. MTP4:
TGCCCCCTGTTCGGTGTTCTCAAAAACGAAAGTTGACGTCTGGAATATCGGAGTCGTGTGCGCCCCGTAAACCGGGTCCGGCTTTTCTCCCGAATGCACGCATCTGGTCCCGAACTTCATTTCTCTTTCCATTTTCCCAAAAACCCCCTGTAAAAAATATGTACGGGAAATTATCTGTGCTCCCACTAATTATTTGTTTGGAAGGCATAGCCGGGAAATAGGAGAACCATAAAACTAATTTAGTAAAGATAGGTTGTTTTCAGCGGGTTCCGTCAGAAATCTTAAAAAATATAATACACTATATAGCCTGAGTACAACCTGAATATGATCCCGGTGTGACCTGCGGTAAACAATGATAACACAGCGGAAACATACAGAAAGCACAAAAAGTGGCGGCTCAGAGTCACAATAAAACGTTAAGGGATGACCCTAAGTGATCAGATCAATACTTGATAATGACCTTTACAAGTTTACAATGCAGATGGCAGTACTGGAACTCTTCCCCGGGGCGGAGGCCGAGTATCGCTTTATCAACCGGGGAACGCAGCGTTTTACCGAAGGCTTTGTCGAAGAACTCAGGAGAACCGTAGACGAAGATATCTCCGAACTCACGCTTACGGAGGAAGAATACCACTGGCTCGGGAAACATTGCCCTTACCTGAAGCCCATGTACCTCGAATACCTCAAGAACTTCCGCTTCAAGCCGGAAGAGGTTACAATCTGTCTTACGGAAGACAGGAACCTTGACATGCGGATCAAAGGGCCCTGGCACAGTACCATCCTCTGGGAAATCGTACTCATGGCTGCAGTTTCCGAACTGTACTTCAGCACGATAGAAACAAGCTGGAACGGGAACGGGGAATCGGAAATATCCGAATCCGTCCTTGCAGCCTACGGGGACAAGGTCCTTAAAATCGGAAAAGCCCTGGAAGAAAACAACTGCCTCTTTGCAGAATTCGGGACCCGCCGTAGGCGGAGTTTCGAAATCCATGACCAGGCCATGGAGAGCCTGGCCGGGATAAAAACCCTTACAGGCACAAGCAACGTCTATTTCGCGAAAAAATACGGCATGAAAGCCATCGGAACCGTAGGGCATGAATGGATCATGGGAACCTCGGCCCTTGTGGGGCTTCGTTATGCCAACCGTTTTTCCCTTGAAAACTGGGAGGAAGTCTTCAAAGGCGACCTCGGGATAGCGCTTACCGACACCTTTGGCTCGGATGCCTTTTTCAAGGACTTTGACCTGAAACTCTCAAAACTCTACGACGGAGTTCGGCACGACAGCGGAGACCCCATAACCTTCGTGGACAGGGTTATTGCCCACTACAAAAAACTGGGCATCGGCCCCATGAAAAAAGTGGTGGTTTTCAGCGACGCCCTCAACGCCGAAACCGCAATCAATATCAGGAAATACTGTGAAGGCAAAATCAATTGCAGTTTCGGGATAGGGACCAACCTTACCAACAACTCCGATTTCTTCCGGAAAAGCCCCCCCCTGAACATGGTCATCAAGCTGAACGGAATCAACGGTATCCCGGTAGTGAAACTCAGCGACTCCCCGGAAAAAGAAACTGGAGAACGAGACGCCCTGAGAGTAGCAAACTATATTTGTGGAAGAAAAGGGCTGGACGACTAAAAACCTTAGGAAGGGAAAGGCCAAAGCCCCATCCAGGGCTGTGAAAAAAGAAAAAGCCGTTTTTCTTCGGACATCCTGATTTTTTGATCGAATTGCAGGAGGGGGATGCCCGGGGAGTTTAACTTTTTGTTTTTTACATTGCGTTTATTTTCTTTGCATTACTTTGCAGTGCATTACTTTGCAGTGCATTACTTTGCAGTGCATTACTTTGCAGTGCATTACTTTGCAGTGCATTACTTTGCAGTGCATTACTTTGCAGTGCGTTGCTTTACTGTGCGTTGTAGCCGTCGGCAAGGTTGACGTTTACGTACACTACAGCTTCATTGGTGTGCCTGTAAGCGTAGTCGTCGGTGATCTCGGGCAGGGCGTCAGCCTCGGCCTGGGAAGTGACCACGGTGCCTGCAGAGATGTACCTGCCGTCCGGAATGGTTACACCGATTGCGCCGGAAGTCGGCTCAAGCACGCAGTTGCTTCCGACTTTTGCATTGAAGACCATTGCCTGCATTCCTATGAAGGTGTCATCCCCGACGTAAGCCGGGCCGTGGACCTGAGCCTGGTGGGCAAGGGAGACCCTTTCTCCAACATAGACCGCGT
This window encodes:
- the pncB gene encoding nicotinate phosphoribosyltransferase, coding for MIRSILDNDLYKFTMQMAVLELFPGAEAEYRFINRGTQRFTEGFVEELRRTVDEDISELTLTEEEYHWLGKHCPYLKPMYLEYLKNFRFKPEEVTICLTEDRNLDMRIKGPWHSTILWEIVLMAAVSELYFSTIETSWNGNGESEISESVLAAYGDKVLKIGKALEENNCLFAEFGTRRRRSFEIHDQAMESLAGIKTLTGTSNVYFAKKYGMKAIGTVGHEWIMGTSALVGLRYANRFSLENWEEVFKGDLGIALTDTFGSDAFFKDFDLKLSKLYDGVRHDSGDPITFVDRVIAHYKKLGIGPMKKVVVFSDALNAETAINIRKYCEGKINCSFGIGTNLTNNSDFFRKSPPLNMVIKLNGINGIPVVKLSDSPEKETGERDALRVANYICGRKGLDD